One genomic segment of Marinitoga piezophila KA3 includes these proteins:
- a CDS encoding cohesin domain-containing protein: MKKYIGLFLILILSLFIFTGCLTKPDSEKLDEEVLPLYTIHSNIENGSTVIPNSVVVFKLTDNNNQIVESTLKLYKDGKIIKEEKAFEHFITVVDEGFYSVNLISSDSAVTKTFEFKVTNLEKEVYQDGGTWHIETFSSEFLYYSTIEPTTIHLRFYKYVEEKLEGTNEVISKQVRLNPIDTNNDKIYDNWNEIPLETAPATISFVSYIEDTETNTTWRADKLFLSEDNVKVYYLGIDGDYKGYYFTQTLVYKGFELNTYYRYYLYLGDDIYKSPTKIDKQFILRERYNSDDKPVFSLKSDISEVATDSELKVTINAKNVADFAKLYDVRYMQLAVKYSKYLTLENVEFPEFMDGYADFSSYKISSGATSVILYKGFTLDTDETEPASENFAVLTFKVSNDATGTLKINLAYEGYLDDYDTYIDVPNPIFKDKDNANVDGFIVDHTDLSVAVSGGDEE; the protein is encoded by the coding sequence GTGAAAAAGTACATAGGGTTATTTTTGATCCTTATTTTAAGTTTGTTTATTTTCACAGGTTGTTTAACAAAGCCTGACTCTGAAAAATTAGATGAAGAAGTTTTGCCGTTATACACTATTCACTCAAACATTGAAAACGGATCAACGGTTATTCCAAATTCAGTAGTTGTATTTAAATTAACAGACAACAACAACCAAATAGTTGAAAGTACATTGAAGCTGTACAAGGACGGTAAGATTATAAAAGAAGAAAAAGCTTTTGAACACTTTATCACAGTAGTTGATGAAGGTTTTTATTCTGTTAATTTAATTTCATCTGATTCTGCAGTTACAAAAACCTTTGAATTTAAGGTCACAAATCTTGAAAAAGAAGTATATCAGGATGGCGGAACATGGCATATTGAGACTTTCTCTTCAGAATTTTTATATTACTCTACTATAGAACCAACTACAATACATTTAAGATTTTATAAATATGTCGAAGAAAAACTCGAAGGAACAAATGAAGTAATTAGTAAACAGGTAAGATTAAATCCTATTGATACCAACAATGATAAAATATATGATAATTGGAATGAAATTCCATTAGAAACTGCACCTGCAACAATAAGTTTTGTATCTTATATAGAGGATACGGAGACAAATACTACTTGGCGAGCAGATAAATTATTTTTATCCGAAGATAATGTTAAAGTTTATTATTTAGGTATAGATGGTGATTATAAAGGATATTATTTCACCCAAACATTAGTTTATAAAGGATTTGAACTAAATACATATTATAGATACTACCTCTATTTAGGAGATGACATTTATAAATCACCAACAAAAATCGATAAACAATTTATTCTAAGAGAAAGATACAATTCAGATGATAAACCTGTATTTTCATTAAAATCAGATATTAGCGAGGTTGCTACAGATTCAGAATTAAAAGTAACAATAAACGCTAAAAATGTTGCTGATTTTGCTAAATTATACGATGTTAGATATATGCAATTAGCTGTAAAATACAGCAAATACTTAACCTTAGAAAATGTTGAATTCCCTGAATTTATGGATGGTTATGCAGATTTTTCATCTTATAAGATTTCAAGTGGTGCAACATCTGTAATCCTTTATAAAGGCTTCACACTTGATACAGATGAAACAGAACCAGCAAGCGAAAACTTCGCTGTATTAACCTTTAAAGTAAGCAATGACGCAACTGGAACGCTGAAAATTAATCTTGCTTATGAAGGCTATCTTGATGATTATGATACATATATTGATGTTCCAAATCCTATATTCAAAGACAAGGATAATGCAAATGTGGATGGATTTATTGTAGATCATACAGATCTTTCCGTTGCTGTAAGCGGAGGTGATGAAGAATGA
- a CDS encoding type II toxin-antitoxin system RelE family toxin: protein MKYTVKLTKRAQKVFKKLDTRMKNRIFDAIGDMIDYYDGKRNVAMPDVKTLRGKFEGLLRLRVGDYRVIFSMHNDELIILVVDIAPRGGEYK from the coding sequence ATGAAATACACCGTTAAATTAACAAAACGAGCTCAAAAAGTATTCAAAAAACTTGATACCAGAATGAAAAATCGTATATTTGATGCCATAGGAGATATGATAGATTATTATGATGGAAAAAGAAATGTAGCTATGCCCGATGTGAAAACTCTCCGTGGAAAATTTGAAGGATTATTGAGATTAAGAGTTGGAGATTATCGTGTGATTTTTAGTATGCATAACGATGAATTGATTATACTGGTTGTTGATATTGCGCCACGTGGTGGAGAATATAAGTAA
- a CDS encoding tetratricopeptide repeat protein — translation MRGKLFIIIYLLLFIILSFSTSIEDIKNLSKMPSTLDDAWAEFVKYLAENPGDPSIGIIGEVISAKQYFYNKYKNAPFIEPLIEERFNKFCSSLGLYNSTFSEDETNLILKIFPQIPLVVKRTLETGIMESNAYKYLYKLNGLEKYVMPFSYTGFLQLFVDKSITSPVFLDKDMEKFVSKFVPHSKLQDINNILNNSTYFLDENNYLGGFKLLDFLKREGIIDSKELKTYSLLKQYFDLKKEIGQLASNIYLVDIDKLKDFTINVLDLTNKVINLDIKKESLYTLLNGVIKTIRIRIESSNKIIFDTVPENLDKLIDSSSDPLKSELLKLKEVIVAASASSKAKSQNNNTTESTTSQKGNENKSTVVSKNDNNTNSTKKHSLITYIILIAILVIVSILTIPYFFVSHKSIEFYMKLKMFKTALKLAEKLVIKNPDDYKAYILMARILEELNEVDQAMMAYKMAHKKRQSQDSLK, via the coding sequence ATGCGGGGGAAATTATTTATTATTATTTATTTATTATTATTTATTATCTTATCCTTTTCAACATCGATTGAGGATATAAAAAATCTATCAAAAATGCCTTCTACATTAGATGATGCATGGGCTGAATTTGTAAAATACCTGGCAGAAAATCCAGGTGATCCTTCTATTGGAATTATTGGAGAAGTAATATCTGCAAAACAGTATTTTTATAACAAATATAAAAATGCTCCTTTTATAGAACCTTTAATTGAAGAGAGGTTTAACAAATTTTGCAGTTCTCTTGGACTTTATAACTCAACATTCTCGGAAGATGAAACAAATTTGATACTAAAAATATTTCCACAAATTCCATTGGTTGTCAAAAGAACACTGGAAACAGGAATTATGGAATCAAACGCATATAAATACCTCTACAAATTAAATGGCCTTGAAAAATATGTAATGCCATTTTCTTATACTGGTTTTTTACAACTTTTTGTTGATAAATCCATTACATCACCGGTATTTTTGGATAAAGATATGGAAAAATTTGTATCAAAATTTGTACCTCATTCAAAATTACAGGATATAAACAATATATTAAATAATTCCACTTATTTTCTCGATGAAAACAATTATCTTGGTGGTTTTAAACTTCTGGATTTCTTAAAAAGAGAAGGTATAATCGATTCAAAAGAATTAAAAACTTATTCTTTGCTAAAACAATATTTCGATTTAAAAAAAGAAATAGGGCAATTAGCTTCAAACATATATCTTGTAGATATCGATAAACTAAAAGATTTTACAATAAACGTACTTGATTTAACCAATAAAGTTATTAATCTCGATATAAAAAAAGAGTCTTTATACACCCTATTAAATGGTGTTATAAAGACTATTAGAATACGTATTGAAAGCTCAAATAAAATCATTTTCGATACTGTTCCAGAAAATCTCGATAAATTAATTGACAGTTCTTCTGATCCATTAAAAAGCGAATTATTAAAGTTAAAAGAAGTAATTGTTGCAGCATCAGCAAGTAGCAAGGCTAAAAGTCAAAATAATAACACAACAGAATCTACTACATCTCAAAAAGGAAATGAAAACAAATCAACCGTCGTATCCAAAAACGATAATAATACTAACTCAACAAAAAAGCATAGCTTAATAACTTATATTATTTTAATTGCAATTCTCGTTATAGTATCAATATTAACAATTCCATATTTCTTCGTATCTCATAAAAGTATAGAATTCTATATGAAATTAAAAATGTTTAAAACAGCTCTAAAACTTGCTGAAAAGCTCGTCATAAAAAATCCTGATGATTATAAAGCTTATATATTAATGGCACGCATATTGGAAGAATTAAATGAAGTTGATCAGGCAATGATGGCATATAAAATGGCTCATAAAAAAAGACAATCTCAAGATTCCTTAAAATGA
- a CDS encoding fibronectin type III domain-containing protein has product MGKIFKKKILYIFLIVVILFLLNGCFFVKPPKAILDYPSQRDNLPTSFLLSWHLEGNASSDEFTFEVYYGKSKDNFTGTISTQNTSINIEGLEDNSTYYFKIRTVKKGQFTDSDIYELKTSDIPKIEFLMEDNVIETTEYEVKWKVSDNNGIKKIMLYFSEDPDFPEDKTQINEFNASVNSFLLKNLDYGKTYYLKLVAYDTNDIWSYKTYEFSVKSYVFQIISPAPGSKSVNINNIKLQWKYSKPSKFEVVYSPNNSIDNNDVVRVSTSNSYYIIDNLPPGLEFSWYVIDTVKNVESPIATFTTSYKPEIEITYPENNEVGVPEGFSITWKATDVDNDSLSFNIKIKKINESDILKYVDFDNGCIYETTTNQKSLDTSNIPLEKGMWYGILLKANDGKGNEVEERIKFRMNVDPQEPYDLKPESGTIDYPTKNATLSWKTYDPDGNLTFIVHPFEKSASSKDYDENKGVYYYVLNILEYNKEYSWWVEAVDNTGASTISSVATFMTNAKPVFKDATPVNNENNISLLPELEWEFEDSNLSYYQVYLAKSSEDFTLIATVTDTKYKIEDLLDSDSKYKWKVIAYDTCGDFTDSGELYFETTKKPDISQMSPADGAHNISLKPILSWSAEDPDNNDEDMSYKVVVKDSEENVVLTEETTDTNISVNLLLQPDSEYKWYIEVEDSKFATNVSDEFSFTTSQEPTVSNLDPSGVEGVAASENLSWNASDPDGDSLLYYVYLNDTLEGTTTEKEYSLEEVKDLEPDTEYSWYVVAEDSKFATAVSDVATFITAQAPENSPDIIDIYDYYEPDKKYTFNESKYPSKLKLIWNPSSDPYNGSIKYRIVGEYLDEKEILADNLTSNSAIVEFKDGKTYTVYVEAINDKGMVLKGKSINLKINANPKVMDYSPRSDDNNVKLNPTIMWIAEDNDSSYVDVYIYYGKDENNLNNSVKIERQSMNGEYTITEDLDPGEKYYWKLKLEDEMYGVTETDIRSFTTTHAPVFKSITGITDGSTNEAVNDVEISWDFEDPDGDLLEYQIEVYKNGEGTPYYTKDLGTLNYIKLDFEVNTEYKFVITAEDNKSAKTTKEISFKTTRSPVIYNDSLYPDSTVNHFTNGSKFTWTAFDPDDDDLTYKIYLGESSNSLKYFGETENNELVVNNLDSNKTYYWKVKAIDSKGAEVESNVVSFKTNALPQFDKTAFSPQNNEVGINKNVTLKWKCSDSDAVSGELTYEIWFGDAIDSLLKLADQSLAYYNHSNLENGKTYYWKIIAKDKYGGETSSEILKFTVNRPPVTPEIENIDEDLLEFNLKWSSRDPENQSITYDVLKKEEGASDYSTVAYNISDTEYFMERLTPAKTYSFKVRAIDDKGDISESTYEYNTPTVDTNIYTKESGDSDKVEEILDMIELSDGNFVYLEKIDSSYELKKVDSNGNSIDTYNVNLSEPCKLFENTSNHIVVVGKDSNDKISFEEVASDLSGTTNPPATNPYSTTVDISEVQSIYINSDNKIDIVGTYNSDSILVEFNEDYSISIAATTISDTTLYDVIKITDEDGNERYIVAGSKSSKGYIAKLDNAFSEIIFEKEFDDMDKIVSIVDTDPDFWIFGYKDTNIVLKQISYRGNELYSPIIENSYGSENGNLLKSNNGFVILLNTTDGDIEVLKTDDSMNIEKQVIFGRTGEDVANGIIESSDDGYIIFGKTKSFDDKTNGNSYIIKTDSNLLGWSTPE; this is encoded by the coding sequence ATGGGTAAAATATTTAAGAAAAAAATTCTTTATATATTTTTAATAGTAGTAATTTTATTTTTGCTAAATGGCTGTTTTTTTGTTAAACCGCCTAAAGCCATTCTGGATTATCCTTCACAACGGGATAATTTGCCGACGAGTTTTTTGTTGTCGTGGCATCTTGAAGGTAATGCGTCATCAGATGAATTTACATTTGAAGTTTATTATGGTAAATCAAAAGATAATTTTACAGGGACTATTTCAACACAGAATACATCTATAAATATTGAAGGTCTTGAGGATAATTCAACCTATTATTTTAAGATTAGAACGGTAAAGAAAGGTCAATTTACAGATTCTGATATATATGAGCTTAAAACTTCTGATATTCCAAAAATTGAATTTTTAATGGAAGATAATGTTATTGAAACAACGGAGTATGAAGTGAAATGGAAGGTTAGTGATAATAACGGTATAAAAAAAATTATGTTGTATTTTTCAGAGGATCCAGATTTTCCAGAAGATAAAACACAGATTAATGAATTTAATGCATCTGTTAATAGTTTTTTATTAAAAAATCTCGATTATGGGAAAACATATTATTTAAAGCTTGTTGCCTATGATACCAATGATATTTGGTCATATAAAACATATGAATTTTCTGTAAAGTCATATGTTTTTCAAATTATTTCCCCAGCTCCAGGAAGTAAAAGCGTTAATATTAACAATATAAAGTTACAGTGGAAATATTCAAAGCCTTCAAAGTTTGAAGTTGTTTATTCTCCAAATAATTCTATTGATAATAATGATGTTGTAAGAGTTTCAACATCAAATTCGTACTATATAATAGATAATCTTCCGCCGGGGTTAGAATTTTCATGGTATGTTATTGATACAGTGAAAAATGTTGAGAGTCCAATAGCAACATTTACAACATCGTATAAACCTGAAATAGAAATTACATATCCAGAAAATAATGAAGTAGGTGTTCCAGAAGGATTTTCAATAACCTGGAAGGCTACAGATGTGGATAATGATTCTCTTTCGTTTAATATAAAAATAAAGAAGATAAATGAAAGCGATATTTTAAAATATGTTGATTTTGATAATGGATGTATATATGAGACAACAACAAATCAAAAATCATTGGATACATCTAACATTCCTCTGGAAAAAGGAATGTGGTATGGTATTTTGTTAAAAGCAAATGATGGTAAAGGAAATGAGGTTGAAGAGAGAATAAAATTTAGAATGAATGTTGATCCGCAGGAACCGTATGATTTAAAACCAGAATCTGGAACAATAGATTATCCAACTAAAAATGCAACGTTATCCTGGAAAACATATGATCCAGACGGTAATTTAACCTTTATTGTTCATCCGTTTGAGAAATCAGCATCTTCAAAGGATTATGATGAAAATAAAGGTGTGTATTATTATGTTTTGAATATTCTTGAATATAATAAGGAATATTCATGGTGGGTTGAAGCAGTTGATAATACAGGAGCATCTACTATAAGTTCTGTAGCAACATTTATGACAAATGCAAAACCTGTTTTTAAGGATGCAACTCCTGTAAATAATGAAAATAATATTTCTTTATTACCTGAGCTTGAATGGGAATTTGAAGATTCCAATCTTTCATATTACCAGGTATATCTGGCTAAAAGTTCGGAAGATTTTACATTAATAGCTACTGTTACAGATACAAAATATAAAATAGAAGATTTATTGGATTCTGATTCTAAATATAAATGGAAAGTAATAGCCTATGACACATGTGGTGATTTTACTGATTCAGGGGAATTGTATTTTGAAACAACTAAAAAGCCTGATATTTCCCAAATGTCTCCTGCCGATGGAGCTCATAACATTTCTTTAAAACCAATATTGTCATGGTCTGCAGAAGATCCTGATAATAATGATGAAGATATGAGTTATAAGGTTGTTGTAAAGGATTCAGAGGAAAATGTTGTATTAACCGAAGAAACTACAGATACAAATATATCTGTAAACTTGTTATTGCAACCTGATAGTGAATATAAATGGTATATTGAGGTGGAGGATAGCAAATTTGCAACAAATGTTTCTGATGAGTTTTCATTTACCACATCTCAAGAACCAACAGTATCAAATCTTGATCCATCTGGAGTTGAAGGTGTAGCCGCATCAGAAAATTTAAGCTGGAATGCTTCTGATCCTGATGGTGATTCTTTGTTATATTATGTGTATCTTAATGACACTCTGGAAGGTACCACAACTGAAAAAGAGTATAGTCTTGAAGAGGTTAAGGATCTTGAACCAGATACAGAATATTCCTGGTATGTTGTGGCTGAGGATAGTAAATTTGCTACAGCAGTTTCTGATGTAGCAACATTTATAACAGCTCAGGCTCCAGAAAACTCTCCTGATATTATAGATATTTATGATTATTATGAACCAGATAAAAAATATACATTTAATGAAAGTAAATATCCATCAAAATTAAAGTTGATATGGAATCCAAGTAGCGATCCATATAATGGTTCTATTAAATACAGAATAGTGGGTGAATATTTAGATGAAAAAGAAATATTAGCAGATAATTTAACATCAAATAGCGCAATTGTTGAGTTTAAAGATGGAAAAACATATACAGTTTATGTGGAAGCAATTAATGATAAAGGAATGGTATTAAAAGGTAAGAGTATTAATTTAAAAATAAATGCTAATCCTAAAGTTATGGATTATTCTCCGCGATCGGATGATAATAATGTTAAGTTGAATCCAACAATAATGTGGATAGCTGAAGATAATGATTCTTCGTATGTTGATGTTTATATTTATTATGGAAAAGATGAAAATAATCTCAATAATTCTGTGAAGATAGAGAGACAATCAATGAATGGAGAATATACAATAACAGAAGATTTAGATCCAGGTGAAAAATATTACTGGAAATTAAAACTTGAAGATGAAATGTATGGTGTAACAGAAACTGATATTAGAAGTTTTACCACCACACATGCTCCTGTATTTAAGAGTATAACAGGAATTACAGATGGTTCAACAAATGAGGCTGTTAATGATGTTGAAATAAGCTGGGATTTTGAGGATCCAGACGGGGATTTGCTTGAATATCAAATTGAGGTATATAAGAATGGCGAAGGAACGCCTTATTATACAAAAGATCTTGGAACGTTAAATTATATAAAACTGGATTTTGAAGTGAATACCGAATATAAATTTGTAATTACAGCAGAGGACAATAAATCAGCAAAAACCACTAAGGAGATTTCATTTAAAACTACAAGAAGTCCTGTTATTTATAATGATTCATTATATCCTGATAGCACAGTTAATCATTTTACAAATGGTAGCAAATTTACATGGACTGCTTTTGATCCAGATGATGATGATTTAACATATAAAATTTATCTCGGCGAAAGTTCAAATTCTTTAAAGTATTTTGGCGAAACGGAAAATAATGAGTTAGTTGTTAATAATCTTGATTCCAATAAAACATATTATTGGAAAGTTAAGGCAATAGATTCAAAAGGAGCAGAGGTTGAATCTAATGTTGTTTCATTTAAAACTAATGCATTGCCTCAATTTGATAAAACAGCATTTAGTCCTCAGAATAATGAGGTTGGAATTAATAAAAATGTAACATTAAAATGGAAATGTAGTGATAGTGATGCTGTTTCTGGAGAATTGACATATGAAATATGGTTTGGTGATGCAATAGATTCTCTATTAAAGTTAGCAGATCAAAGTTTAGCATATTATAATCATTCTAATCTTGAAAACGGAAAGACATATTACTGGAAGATAATTGCAAAGGATAAATATGGTGGAGAAACATCATCAGAAATTTTGAAATTTACGGTAAATCGTCCTCCAGTAACACCGGAAATCGAAAATATAGATGAAGATTTACTGGAATTTAATTTAAAATGGTCTTCAAGAGATCCTGAAAATCAAAGTATAACATATGATGTATTGAAAAAGGAAGAGGGAGCAAGTGATTATAGCACAGTTGCATATAATATTAGCGATACTGAATATTTTATGGAAAGATTAACTCCAGCTAAGACTTATAGTTTCAAAGTTAGAGCTATAGATGATAAAGGAGATATAAGTGAAAGTACATATGAGTATAATACACCAACTGTTGATACAAATATATACACAAAAGAATCTGGTGATTCAGATAAAGTAGAAGAAATACTTGATATGATTGAATTAAGCGATGGAAATTTCGTTTATTTAGAGAAAATAGATTCCTCGTATGAATTAAAGAAAGTAGATTCTAATGGTAATAGTATAGATACTTATAATGTGAATTTATCAGAGCCGTGTAAGTTATTTGAAAATACTTCAAATCATATAGTTGTTGTTGGTAAAGATAGTAATGATAAAATAAGTTTTGAAGAGGTTGCATCAGATCTTTCAGGAACTACAAATCCGCCAGCAACTAATCCATATTCCACAACTGTGGATATTTCAGAAGTTCAGAGTATTTATATTAATTCTGATAATAAAATAGATATCGTAGGAACATATAATTCTGACTCTATATTGGTGGAATTCAACGAAGATTATTCAATATCTATTGCTGCTACAACAATTAGCGATACAACATTATATGATGTTATTAAAATTACCGATGAAGATGGTAATGAAAGATATATAGTAGCTGGAAGTAAAAGCAGCAAAGGATATATAGCAAAGTTAGATAATGCGTTTAGTGAGATAATATTTGAAAAAGAATTTGATGATATGGATAAAATAGTATCTATTGTGGATACAGATCCAGATTTCTGGATTTTTGGGTATAAGGATACGAATATTGTTCTTAAACAGATAAGTTATAGGGGAAATGAGTTGTACAGTCCAATTATAGAAAATAGTTATGGTTCTGAGAATGGAAATCTTTTAAAGAGTAATAATGGTTTTGTTATATTGTTAAATACAACAGATGGTGATATAGAAGTACTAAAAACAGACGATTCAATGAATATAGAAAAACAGGTTATTTTTGGAAGAACAGGAGAAGATGTGGCTAATGGAATTATAGAATCTTCTGATGACGGATATATTATATTTGGAAAAACGAAGTCTTTTGATGATAAGACTAACGGAAATTCATATATTATAAAGACAGATTCCAATTTGTTAGGTTGGAGCACTCCCGAATAA
- a CDS encoding C1 family peptidase — protein sequence MKKLIILTISLLMIINLFAGNIVDEMKSKVPEIKNNVEKLNLKWTPGTNEDFYSFFERFDGVTLEDVNKKLAAYKELPDAIKEKLLNHFKSLNNFPGGKVSPDEMVTTDDLIMSSFIMIKPENIIDKTFYRLEPIRDQKYHGSCWAFSTAAMMESDYAVQVLGETIDGNKDNLIDFSERWAAYHNIDWEVLIYSGGDVIQDRNSLEGGNVYFSSYNMIRYGMIKEENAPYSDIFLTDEEQIPLPPQAYGAPRYKANKTILIPDAASSKELGYTYDDYINMIKTALKNYGSLSVAYLVPGDFYYYTKGIYTPTVSPSGGHAVTLVGWVAAEDLDDVVLAGKISANATPILDTEVSSITYYDPTVDATYTANLFWIVKNSWGYDWGDGGYFVIPAITKDAYDNGVVQKWNINSRNMYALVFDSEAKHEGVNLDINGDGTVNFDDFKALVNKVGSTDAEDISKCDIGYPKDGKITGDDVSTWIYLYNKSKE from the coding sequence ATGAAAAAATTAATTATTCTCACAATCTCATTATTAATGATAATAAATCTTTTTGCAGGAAATATTGTAGATGAAATGAAAAGCAAAGTTCCAGAAATTAAAAACAATGTAGAAAAATTAAATCTCAAATGGACTCCAGGAACAAATGAAGACTTTTATTCATTCTTTGAAAGATTTGACGGAGTTACATTAGAAGATGTAAATAAAAAATTAGCCGCTTATAAGGAATTACCAGACGCCATTAAAGAAAAACTTTTAAACCATTTCAAATCCTTAAACAATTTCCCCGGTGGAAAAGTCTCACCAGATGAAATGGTTACAACAGATGATTTAATAATGTCTTCTTTTATAATGATTAAACCAGAAAATATTATAGATAAAACATTTTATAGATTAGAACCAATAAGAGATCAAAAATATCATGGCAGTTGTTGGGCATTTTCTACAGCAGCTATGATGGAAAGTGATTATGCAGTTCAGGTTTTAGGAGAAACAATAGACGGAAACAAGGATAATTTGATAGATTTTTCAGAAAGATGGGCAGCATATCATAACATTGATTGGGAGGTTTTAATATATTCAGGTGGTGACGTTATCCAGGATAGAAATTCTTTGGAAGGTGGAAATGTTTATTTTTCATCATATAACATGATTAGATACGGTATGATAAAAGAAGAAAATGCACCATATTCAGATATATTCTTAACCGATGAAGAACAAATCCCGCTTCCGCCACAGGCATATGGTGCTCCAAGATATAAAGCAAATAAAACTATACTAATTCCTGACGCAGCTTCTTCAAAAGAATTAGGATATACTTATGATGATTATATAAATATGATAAAAACAGCCTTAAAAAATTACGGTTCATTGTCAGTTGCATACCTTGTCCCTGGCGATTTCTATTATTACACAAAAGGAATTTATACACCAACTGTTTCACCATCTGGAGGACATGCTGTAACTTTAGTTGGTTGGGTTGCTGCTGAAGATCTTGATGATGTAGTTCTCGCAGGTAAAATTAGCGCCAATGCAACACCAATTCTTGACACAGAAGTTTCAAGTATTACATATTATGACCCAACAGTTGATGCAACATATACAGCAAATTTATTCTGGATTGTAAAGAATTCATGGGGATATGACTGGGGTGACGGAGGATACTTTGTAATTCCAGCTATAACAAAAGATGCATACGATAATGGCGTTGTACAAAAATGGAATATCAATTCAAGAAATATGTACGCTTTAGTATTTGATTCAGAAGCAAAGCATGAAGGAGTTAACCTCGATATCAATGGTGACGGAACGGTTAATTTTGACGACTTTAAGGCTTTAGTTAACAAAGTCGGCTCAACAGATGCTGAGGATATTTCAAAATGTGATATTGGATATCCAAAAGATGGTAAAATAACAGGCGACGATGTTTCAACATGGATTTATCTTTATAACAAATCTAAAGAATAA
- the tsaB gene encoding tRNA (adenosine(37)-N6)-threonylcarbamoyltransferase complex dimerization subunit type 1 TsaB — MNILGIDASNKGIIIALKKDNKIFVKESYEKNSGTYIITLINEILKENNLTIDDINLYGCTIGPGSFTGIRIAIAAIQGLLFNRNKKVVPIISTEILFKSSSHLTHQKIAILKRARVDAAYIHIFNNGISEFGPELVEISKIPEITDGAILLGEEAEYFKEKLKLPNILEYAKYNPESLIEQIIENNEKSVSPSELKVLYLQKPLAVENFEKKHNISIDNEIYN, encoded by the coding sequence ATGAATATTTTAGGAATAGATGCTTCAAACAAAGGAATAATTATAGCATTAAAAAAAGACAACAAAATTTTTGTGAAAGAATCATATGAAAAAAATTCCGGTACATATATTATAACCCTGATAAATGAAATTTTAAAAGAAAATAATTTGACAATAGATGATATAAATCTTTACGGATGCACAATAGGACCGGGTTCATTTACCGGAATACGAATCGCAATTGCCGCTATCCAGGGATTATTATTTAATAGAAACAAAAAAGTGGTGCCAATTATTTCAACTGAAATTTTATTCAAAAGCTCTTCTCATTTAACTCACCAAAAAATCGCCATATTAAAAAGAGCTCGTGTTGACGCTGCTTATATACATATTTTTAATAACGGTATCTCAGAATTTGGTCCTGAATTAGTTGAAATTTCAAAAATCCCTGAAATAACCGATGGTGCAATTCTTTTAGGTGAAGAAGCTGAATATTTCAAAGAAAAATTAAAATTGCCAAATATCTTAGAATATGCTAAATATAATCCTGAAAGCCTTATTGAACAAATAATTGAAAACAATGAAAAATCTGTTTCCCCTTCAGAACTAAAGGTTTTATACTTACAAAAACCCTTAGCTGTTGAAAACTTTGAAAAGAAACATAATATTTCCATAGATAATGAAATATATAATTAG
- a CDS encoding metal-dependent hydrolase yields the protein MPNFRTHVITGIILYPLYFLLFSLIADFFSIDFISSLKVILSGFFIFVLGSDLPDVDHNFSLINKFFRILLVGIGIQIVFKISYYYDFLSFLHMRLYVLKTIYIILGILAGGIMGILFNKITKHRGKWHSPITGIFLGIILYALITKNYYSIDIESVYISTALVFGFFVHLFLDAHFKES from the coding sequence TTGCCAAATTTTAGAACGCATGTTATTACAGGAATAATATTATATCCTCTATATTTCTTGCTTTTTTCTTTAATTGCTGATTTTTTTAGTATTGATTTTATTTCTTCATTAAAGGTTATTTTATCAGGATTTTTTATTTTTGTTTTAGGGAGCGATCTTCCTGATGTGGATCATAATTTTTCTTTGATAAATAAATTTTTTAGAATTTTACTCGTAGGCATAGGAATACAAATTGTTTTTAAGATCTCATATTATTATGATTTTCTCTCTTTTTTACATATGAGATTATATGTTCTGAAGACAATATATATTATTCTGGGAATTTTAGCAGGCGGAATTATGGGTATTTTGTTTAATAAAATAACAAAGCATCGTGGGAAATGGCATAGCCCCATAACCGGAATATTTTTGGGAATAATACTTTATGCATTAATAACCAAAAATTATTATAGCATAGATATTGAAAGTGTATATATTTCTACAGCTTTAGTATTTGGATTTTTTGTTCATTTATTTTTAGATGCTCATTTTAAGGAATCTTGA